A window of Benincasa hispida cultivar B227 chromosome 9, ASM972705v1, whole genome shotgun sequence genomic DNA:
atacgacatccagtcaggacaaagcaaaaactatgattttcctttgtcatcatATCCACGAGAGATTGAAAatagagtatcttacaataaaagatctccgtatcttgtgaaaaaatttgaaaaagaggtatgatcataaaaaaaaacaattattctttctaaagctcgttataagtggatgcacttgaggctacaagatttcaaatcaaaaaatgattacaactccacattatttaaaatcagttcaaaattgttattatgcGGAGAAAATTACTAATGCTGATATGTAAGAGAATACATTTTTCCAATAAtttttcatgtctcgaatatgctcctacagcagcaatatcgagagaaaggttttaaacagtattctgaactaatttcatgtctacTCGTGGCCAAACAAAATAACGAATTACTGATGAAAAATCGTGAATCTCGACCAACGAGAatgacaccattccctgaagtgaatgttgtgaattttaataataatcgtggttgaggtcgtggtcgaggtcgaggtcgtgattattcaaatttcaaaagaaccacacaaaatgatgatcacaaaagaaaagctccacaagatatgAATTCAAAAATAGATGTAAGTctacatcctacttgccacttcGTCATAAATAGTGCAATTTTgtggatcttaaaattacaCATACATTAGTGAGAATTCTACTTCAAAATTTCACTAATttacatattatccaattttataatttcagttattttattttatatatatttaataaataaaatatatcatattatatttgctTCATATTCGTGTTCctcctcaattttacaacatATCTATTATTTTTTATCTGATGCCAAGTCTCAACGTTGTTGTCTTCCATCCGGACATCCATACTAACCTCTTCCTTTTCGACTTTTTTTCAGATTTGAAacaaaacttcaaaaaaaaaaaaaaaaaaaaaaaaaaaaaaaaaaaaaggagaaaatgttgaaggaaaaaagaaggagatGATGCAGCCTTCAACTTAGTAGAGGCAAACTAATGATCATAATATTTTaccttcttcttccttgaaaATTCTCAATTACAAAGTGTATGGCATGATTTATGAActatttggattgatttgaaaaaaatatatatattttaaaatactcatttttctttaaacacttttgatagaaattaattaaaatacgcttgaaaagttatttttgagTGGTTATCAAACACTCAAATTTCTTTCGAAAtgactaattttttaaaattaaacatttataaaTGTATACCAATACACCATTAGTCTAATTTCTCAAGCATCCTCTTATATGGGTTTCTGAAATTGAGGATTTTTCTTTTATGGGAGTGTATGTGTAGAATTTGGTGGTTGCCAAACTTAAAATTATATCTCTGAATGTAATTgcttcaatttgaaaaaaaaaaaaatctgttcGTACACATGTTTTTTTGTTGGCCGACATATAGCTATATGAAACAAAGATTTTATTCTAGATTTGATAAAAATCCTTTAAGATCTGAAATCAAATAGAAGAGCGCGAGGACGTGAAAATTTGAAAGGGATATGGATGCGCTATGCGGCGTTGGCAGCGGTAAATTCATTGAAGGGAAAAGAAAGAGACGGGGGGTTCTAAAAAAAGAGAGACGAGGGAGAAGAGAGATAGATCATTCTAGTAAacataaatgaatataattaatattttatttttcattgtcAACTCACCTTAAAATGACACCAAAACttaacacatcaaataattgTCATGTCAGATTTCTATTTGGACAACTAACAGTTAACTTAGTTTATGGACCAGACCGTTTCAAAactgttttctaaattttaagaactaaaatgtcatttttttttttaattttagagacTAAAAGTGTATTTTGTCctaattaaaaatagaaaattatttcaaatggtaaaactaagggtgttcaaaaaatccgatgatccgaaaaaaccgatcaatCTAATCCAACCTGTGCGGTTTGTGTtgagttatcaactcatttgggttgggttaggttcaaataaataaaaattttatgggttgggttgattcatggttcatctaatataactcgaaccaacccaaatttattattaactttaaaatattttttttgttacttatacacaattatttatgcatatattgattttaattttatttaatttcaatattttttaataattgattcttcaacaactcttaaaaatagtttttttacattttagaaagaaaattttcactatataaattaaaattgagtagttaatcttaatttatgtgaaaataattaaattagatttttacatatttatgttttgcgcttatttttaaaataaaattttaaatgaatgacacgattaacccgaaccaacccaacccaaatatttcatggttgggttgggttcattttttaataagggttatttgggttgaagaaatttattaTCTGAACAATTGGGTTAGGtctaaaaaatctttcaacccaatccaacccaactcatGAACACcacttttagaactatcaatgatagacgctgatagacaaTGTGTCTATCagttctatcattgatagttctaaaattttgttatatcttataaatattttagtttatttttttatatttaaaaacaaccattTATTTCCCTCGATCTTTCGCAAAATGGGGttcaaaagaataaagaaaagattTTGCCTAACTAAGAATGtagtatatattattttaataatatagtATATTTTAGCTATTAATGGTTAATTTACATTTagaattaatgaattatttgaCTATAGATTAGAGATTTGAAGAATATTTGGGAGATtagaagattaaaaaataattaattaacaaaggTAAAACAGAATAAAACAACGTTAAGGAGTTTAGTGTAGAATCATGATTTATACCCGCAAGTTTCGTGTGAAGGATGTAGGCGAGTTCTGTCCGTTAGTATGTGTTGAGTTTCGATGTGGCTCCGTTGCTATTGCATTGAAGAGGAGGCAGACGCTGACCACCATGTTGGTTGGTTTGCTTGGGAAACAAGATTGGTCCTTATCCGTTTTTTCGTTTTTGTCTTGGTCTGCCGTGTCCGTTGACTATTACACGTTTCTTTGTTTGTTTGCTTTACTAATAAATAAACCGTGTCgataaagttgaaaattgaaaagtagttatttttcaagaaaaagaaaaaaagaaagatagtGAAATGATTTATGACGCAACCCTCATTCTCTTTCCTCCTCATCACTTACCTCACATGATTATCACATTTTGTTTGTAAATTGTTTGTGGCAACCATTTAACCTGAATTCCAACCCTTCCACTGTCTTCCACGTTACACTACCGCGAACCTCCTACCCATTCTTCTCACTGCCTTAACCATAATTAATACCCCAAATTGCCTGCCTGCCTGAAACCGATATCGATCTTGATGGGAGCCTGTTTGTCTAATTGCCTCATTATTCCCAAAGCCTCTTCCGTCCCTCCGCCTCCTCCCACCGCCAAAGTGATCAATTTACAAGGCGATCTCCGCGAATACCCTGTTCCCATCTCCGTCTCTCGCGTTCTTCAGACCGaagattcatcttcttccacttcCGACTCTTTTCTCTGCAACTCCGACCGCTTATACTACGATGATTTCATTCCGCCTTTGCCTCTCGACCACCAGCTGCAGCCCAATGAGATatatttccttcttcattccTCCAAGCTCCACCAGCGATTGACCGCCTCCGATATGGCCGCCTTGGCCGTCAAAGCCACCCTCGCCCTCCAGAATGTGTCCACCAACGATCCCCCCCTCCGCCGTAACAAGGGTCGTATTTCCCCCATCCTCCTTAGCTCCTCGGAATATTCCGACGACAGATCCGCTAAGGACGAACACGCCCCTTCCATTAACTCCAAGAAGAACTCCGCGAGCACTACGTCCGCCTCCTCCTCCGTTAGAAGATTGCAGAGACTGACATCCAGAAGGGCAAAAATGGCGGTTCGTTCCTTTAAACTCAGATTGAGCACCATCTATGAAGGCGCCGTTCTGTAGTAGGGATTACTTCAGCCCCCGGTTTTAATTGTGTGGGCATTGTCCCTCCCCCTCCCCCTCCCCGGCTCtgatatatttaatttgttaatttcattttatcctctgCCGTGTAAAGAAATGAGAATTGGTTTTTTCATTGTTGAGAGTGAGTTACGTAGATGATTACACATGTTGAGAGCGTTGCGGTAAGGGAGGTTTGAATTATACTCTTCCGAAATCATGATCCGATCTGATTCCAACTTCCAATTAACATCGCGACTGCTTTGTGCGCTTGAATATACATAGCCATACACACGacgtctttttttctttttctttttttgaattaTGGATTTATCATTTCTGGGAGGGCGATCGAGGGGCGGCAATGAGCAATGTGAAAATTCATCAAATGTACTAACCAGAGTCGTATTATTAGGGAGGGAGTAGCCCATTGGTAAGGGACCGGGGCCCATTAAATTCAAACAATGTGAATGTGGAAGAATTCAGAATTTGAAGCGGCGCAGCCAAGGTTGATGGATTTGAAACCATGGCATCACATTGAATGGGTTGGTTGGTATAGGTTGATGGGATCCAAACAATATATCAATAATCTATTAGGATCTTCTCAAATACAATCAACCAAATAATTGTATTTTAAAAACATCACAGATTAATCACCATGTAATCAACCAATAATAGATagtaataaatcataaaattttagAAGACTAAAAGCAAAGAGGACATACGAATTATACGTGGAAAACTTTTAAGTGTGAAAAGTAATGTGTTTGGTgcgtgataaaagtagagagttgagttgagttgaattggtaattattatctggaaAGTTAAATTATTTGGGGAGTTAAATTATCTGTGTTTGtttgtagagttgagttgagttggtaattattgtctgttTATTGTGTAGAGTTAAGTTGAGTTGAGCTGGGGGATCTGATGTAGTTTTTTGTTaatgagattagttctatttttttctgtttggctttttatttcattcttttattttttagttttatattttgttattgttgattaattttcaaatatacatgtattttctcaaatcatttatgacataaattggacaatcttaatttttttttctcaatttgtagaacataatagattatttttcatatattattttcaaaaactgtaataattctaattctcttcaatctgtaaaacataccaacaaaatgcatttcatattgctgctcaattaattggtatattgtatgtatatatattgaatcttgctaacttaacattattatttcacatatcatacagtttatttttatataatatggatagtatatttggaattgaaattgtacataggataattacctttcatttgattatgatggTGAAAATATGATGTAATACAGtaacatttttcataagatcacaaaaataatatgaaacGACCGAACATGTGGCCGTTTCCAAAAgaaattcacaaaatatatgttcttttcgatacttataatataacacAGTGAGGGCCTCAGATAGAACTTAACATAAGATAAGATCGGTCCTTGGAAGAAATCCAACAAAAACAATGAACCAAATCATCATatcaaatttttgtaaagtgacGTTCCAAAGGTTTGacgataaaaaaatatatatcagaAATGAGGGAGAATCCAATTGGCGAAGATGAggaaatatgaagaaaataaaaatatcactggtttttagggttagttttgagtgggtaaaaaatgtgattttaataATTCACAGTTTTTCTTTATGGGCTTAACAAACATGGGTAATAAATACCCGTCAAACCCAACAACTTatacccatttatcaaacaccccctaaGGGATTTGTGAGAAGTCCACCCATGTCAACttctcttattatgataaaattgaaggGAAAATACTCAAATCAACCATACAAAGATTCACTACCCATCAACACTTACATACATAAGAGATCAACACTTGAGAgctaaaaagaattaaaaaaaaatcacacaattt
This region includes:
- the LOC120084892 gene encoding uncharacterized protein LOC120084892; translated protein: MGACLSNCLIIPKASSVPPPPPTAKVINLQGDLREYPVPISVSRVLQTEDSSSSTSDSFLCNSDRLYYDDFIPPLPLDHQLQPNEIYFLLHSSKLHQRLTASDMAALAVKATLALQNVSTNDPPLRRNKGRISPILLSSSEYSDDRSAKDEHAPSINSKKNSASTTSASSSVRRLQRLTSRRAKMAVRSFKLRLSTIYEGAVL